A genomic segment from Lutzomyia longipalpis isolate SR_M1_2022 chromosome 3, ASM2433408v1 encodes:
- the LOC129793092 gene encoding YTH domain-containing protein 1, with product MADLTLGHDEEADINEELQLQQLDDFDTRSEASDSSSDSKRMSSISTESSVSPTVRNRTQKVAKGPAKKSTDEDEAQRKRGPTIQTKVLAPKRNSGSSMKSQPKSYDYMTKLNYLFREARYFVIKSNNAENVTLSKAKSVWATLPQNEANLNQAFRECRNVLLIFSVKESGKFAGFARMDTEARHDGPTVSWVLPHGLSAKALGGVFKIDWICRKELSFTCTGHLFNPWNEGKPVKIGRDGQEIEPKVGAELCRLFPADDQIELTPILRKSKETSNRLREKGIRPKVVYRGPPSRPTVSLRGRPPPVLRGIARKKLYLTSRSKLTNSVGPYKRPASPYSRVDRLLPPPLWERYPTSTAAAEAYVEKYMRQMQHQLPPMPYAPPPGFTSLLPYDTIPPPPPPRYYDGVPVPEYARHSYESSRYEREDFLRGSTSAADYHRQHRGRERERDRGEYRDRSHHRSYRDRR from the coding sequence ATGGCCGATCTGACGCTGGGGCACGACGAGGAGGCGGATATTAATGAGGAGCTACAATTGCAGCAGCTAGATGACTTCGACACGCGCAGCGAGGCCTCCGACTCATCGAGCGACTCCAAGAGAATGAGTTCCATCAGTACGGAGTCAAGTGTGAGCCCCACGGTGCGGAATCGCACGCAAAAAGTGGCAAAGGGCCCTGCGAAGAAGTCCACAGATGAGGATGAGGCACAACGCAAACGGGGCCCCACAATACAGACAAAAGTACTCGCACCGAAGCGCAATAGCGGCAGTAGCATGAAGAGCCAACCAAAGTCCTACGACTACATGACAAAGCTCAATTATTTGTTCCGGGAGGCGCGGTACTTTGTGATAAAGTCCAACAATGCTGAGAATGTTACGCTGTCCAAGGCAAAGAGTGTGTGGGCAACACTTCCACAGAATGAGGCGAACCTCAATCAAGCATTCCGGGAATGCCGGAATGTCTTGCTAATCTTCTCCGTCAAGGAGAGCGGCAAATTTGCCGGGTTCGCCCGGATGGACACGGAGGCACGTCACGATGGGCCAACAGTGAGCTGGGTGCTGCCACATGGATTGTCAGCAAAAGCTCTTGGGGGTGTCTTCAAGATTGACTGGATCTGCCGCAAGGAGCTCTCATTCACATGCACGGGGCACTTGTTTAATCCCTGGAATGAGGGGAAGCCCGTGAAAATTGGGCGCGATGGGCAGGAGATTGAGCCTAAAGTGGGTGCAGAGTTGTGTCGCCTCTTTCCGGCTGACGATCAGATTGAGCTCACGCCGATCCTGCGAAAATCCAAGGAGACTTCCAATCGGCTCCGTGAGAAGGGTATTCGCCCCAAGGTTGTCTACCGTGGGCCACCAAGTCGCCCCACAGTGTCACTGCGTGGCCGCCCACCGCCAGTGCTTCGTGGAATAGCACGCAAGAAGCTCTATTTGACGAGTCGCAGCAAGCTAACCAACTCCGTGGGGCCCTACAAGCGTCCCGCATCTCCGTACAGTCGTGTTGACCGGCTGCTGCCGCCACCGCTGTGGGAACGCTACCCAACGAGCACGGCAGCTGCTGAGGCTTACGTGGAGAAGTACATGCGCCAGATGCAGCATCAGCTGCCCCCAATGCCCTATGCACCACCCCCAGGATTCACATCGCTTCTCCCCTACGACACGATCCCTCCGCCGCCGCCACCGCGCTACTACGACGGCGTTCCGGTGCCCGAGTATGCACGACATTCCTACGAGAGTAGTCGCTACGAGCGCGAGGACTTCCTCAGGGGCAGCACATCCGCTGCTGACTACCATCGGCAGCACCGGGGGCGTGAACGGGAACGCGACCGGGGCGAGTATCGGGATCGGAGTCACCATCGCAGCTACAGGGATCGCCGATGA